A stretch of the Candidatus Gastranaerophilales bacterium genome encodes the following:
- a CDS encoding flavodoxin family protein gives MKVLLINSSAKPDGCTFTALGEVAKALNAEGIETEIVQLGAAPVADCVACYVCRKNSTGKCVFDGDIVNILIEKAKEADGFVFGSPVYYAHPTGRILSVMNRVFFAGGHALRYKPAAAVVSARRAGTTAALDVINKHFTINNMPVVPSCYWNMVHGSSPEDVYKDEEGVQIMRTLGKNMAWMLKCIEAGKNADINPPEAEEKIWTNFIR, from the coding sequence ATGAAAGTATTGTTAATAAACAGCAGCGCGAAACCCGACGGCTGCACATTTACTGCGCTGGGCGAAGTGGCAAAAGCGCTTAACGCTGAAGGAATAGAAACCGAAATTGTTCAATTGGGCGCCGCACCCGTTGCTGATTGCGTTGCATGTTATGTTTGCAGAAAAAACTCTACAGGCAAGTGTGTCTTTGATGGTGATATTGTAAATATTCTGATTGAAAAAGCAAAAGAAGCTGACGGGTTTGTTTTTGGTTCGCCCGTTTATTACGCTCACCCGACGGGAAGAATACTATCTGTTATGAACAGGGTATTTTTTGCAGGCGGGCATGCATTGAGGTACAAACCTGCGGCAGCTGTTGTTTCAGCAAGACGTGCAGGCACAACCGCTGCTTTGGATGTGATTAATAAGCATTTTACGATTAATAATATGCCTGTTGTTCCTTCATGTTATTGGAATATGGTACATGGCAGTTCGCCTGAAGATGTTTACAAAGACGAAGAAGGTGTGCAAATTATGCGGACTTTGGGCAAGAACATGGCTTGGATGTTAAAATGCATTGAAGCAGGCAAAAATGCTGATATTAATCCGCCTGAAGCCGAAGAAAAAATCTGGACGAATTTTATAAGATAG
- a CDS encoding helix-turn-helix transcriptional regulator: MQENKQILKNTLAKQIKILRKKSKKSISLLSDEVNLSKSIWSDLEKGVKDPQFSTLWRISESLNIPLSKIIAAIEKELKNSISFIED, encoded by the coding sequence ATGCAAGAGAATAAACAAATTTTAAAAAATACATTGGCAAAACAGATTAAAATTCTTAGAAAGAAATCAAAAAAGTCTATAAGTTTACTTTCTGATGAAGTAAATTTATCAAAATCCATTTGGTCAGATTTAGAAAAAGGTGTAAAAGACCCTCAATTTTCCACATTATGGCGCATATCCGAAAGCTTAAACATTCCTTTATCAAAGATTATTGCAGCAATTGAAAAAGAGTTAAAAAATTCTATAAGTTTTATTGAAGATTAA
- a CDS encoding patatin-like phospholipase family protein has protein sequence MNKDLNYLCIFGGGAVRGYAYIGVQRAFEELGIVPKMYAGSSVGAILSAFLAAGATGQDLYDIFSEVNYELFRDINLSFSPTFSISKGGVLLDWLRNNLEKIFYKENYIKDENSPICFKDLEKDLLIITTDIKNSKPFIFSKFHTPDFEVAEAIRISGSMPGLLTPVEHEEKLLTDGDLLKSNPLWKLDKSLCPENLRILEFRLEGGKYNKISSVFGFFNTLYNTITNCSTDFVMGLYAKQDKFDYIKIDTEDILLVNFNLSTPEKQKLIDIGYTTTMEFFNKTLPAKRTLIYEDYKALITLTGQLKDFLSGNKLTQTKNTLGEIFMLLNSQDLKIDIEIYQQLTDFKNLFLKSRAKGFFGNDILKDKDKLRQKLLILKKELDTKHKEFEKYFHLQ, from the coding sequence ATGAACAAAGACTTGAATTATCTATGCATATTCGGCGGCGGAGCAGTCAGAGGTTACGCGTATATAGGGGTGCAAAGAGCCTTTGAAGAGCTTGGTATTGTACCGAAGATGTATGCAGGCTCCTCGGTTGGCGCTATATTAAGCGCTTTTCTTGCAGCAGGGGCAACCGGTCAAGACCTGTATGATATTTTTTCGGAAGTTAATTACGAGCTTTTCAGAGATATCAACTTAAGCTTCTCACCGACTTTTTCAATAAGCAAAGGCGGGGTGCTTTTAGACTGGTTAAGAAACAATCTTGAGAAAATTTTTTATAAAGAAAATTATATAAAAGACGAAAACTCTCCGATATGCTTCAAAGACCTTGAAAAAGACTTGTTAATTATAACCACCGATATAAAAAATTCCAAACCCTTTATATTTTCAAAATTCCACACCCCTGATTTTGAAGTAGCCGAAGCGATAAGGATTTCAGGCAGTATGCCCGGGCTTTTGACCCCTGTTGAACACGAAGAAAAATTACTCACAGACGGCGATTTATTAAAAAGCAACCCTCTTTGGAAACTCGACAAGTCTTTATGCCCCGAAAACTTGCGAATACTTGAATTCAGACTTGAAGGCGGCAAATATAACAAAATAAGCTCCGTATTCGGGTTTTTCAACACTCTTTACAATACAATCACTAACTGCTCTACTGATTTTGTGATGGGATTATACGCCAAACAAGACAAGTTCGATTATATAAAAATAGACACCGAAGATATTCTGCTTGTTAATTTTAATCTGTCTACACCTGAAAAACAAAAGCTCATAGACATAGGCTACACAACAACAATGGAGTTTTTCAACAAGACACTTCCCGCAAAAAGAACTTTGATTTATGAAGATTATAAAGCTTTAATCACACTTACGGGTCAATTAAAGGACTTTTTATCGGGCAATAAACTTACCCAAACAAAAAATACCCTTGGAGAAATTTTTATGCTTTTAAATTCTCAGGATTTGAAAATTGATATTGAAATTTATCAGCAGCTTACAGACTTTAAAAATTTATTTCTAAAATCACGGGCAAAAGGCTTTTTTGGCAATGATATTTTAAAAGATAAAGATAAGCTCAGGCAAAAACTCCTTATTTTAAAAAAGGAGTTAGACACTAAACATAAAGAGTTTGAAAAATATTTTCATCTTCAGTAA
- a CDS encoding sigma-70 family RNA polymerase sigma factor: MQQKGLALEMSDEQKKSKSKISSLDDDNDSNDIDIDFEQFEEELEGPASTQVSELDYSLGFSDDSVKIYLQQIGKISLLTQEQEVEFARRIQEKNDKVAKNKLIRANLRLVVSIAKKYIGRGLTFLDLIQEGNVGLIKAAEKFDYSKGYKFSTYATWWIQQAITRGIADKSRTIRLPVHMIETLGKIKKVSKDLKLYLNRTPTKEEIAEKLDMPLSKLRYVIRSAQGTISIETPINQKEETAKIADILIDEASIAPESQVTQDNLLNEVQGMLSKLSQKERDILILRFGLDDDGQKKTLEEIGAKYSVSRERVRQIENRAICKLKKLCKNNIEAKGLKNYLDQN, from the coding sequence ATGCAACAAAAAGGTTTAGCATTAGAGATGTCTGATGAACAAAAAAAATCCAAATCGAAAATATCTTCCTTAGATGACGACAATGATTCAAATGATATAGATATAGATTTTGAACAATTTGAAGAAGAACTCGAAGGTCCTGCAAGTACTCAAGTATCAGAGCTTGATTACTCATTGGGCTTTAGCGATGACTCTGTAAAAATTTACCTGCAGCAAATAGGTAAAATCTCTCTTCTTACGCAAGAACAGGAGGTAGAATTTGCCAGACGTATTCAGGAAAAAAATGACAAGGTTGCAAAAAACAAACTTATCAGGGCTAACCTAAGACTTGTTGTAAGCATTGCCAAAAAATACATAGGCAGGGGCTTAACTTTCCTTGATTTAATTCAGGAAGGCAACGTAGGGCTTATTAAGGCCGCGGAAAAGTTTGATTATTCAAAGGGCTACAAATTCAGCACTTATGCAACCTGGTGGATACAGCAGGCAATAACAAGAGGCATCGCCGACAAATCAAGAACCATCAGACTTCCTGTACACATGATAGAAACTTTAGGCAAAATAAAAAAAGTTTCAAAAGACTTAAAATTATACTTAAATCGTACCCCCACCAAAGAAGAAATCGCGGAAAAACTCGATATGCCGCTTTCTAAATTAAGGTACGTGATACGCTCGGCTCAAGGCACGATAAGTATCGAAACACCTATTAACCAAAAAGAAGAAACTGCAAAAATCGCCGATATTTTAATCGACGAAGCCTCAATAGCTCCCGAATCTCAAGTAACGCAAGACAATCTTTTAAATGAAGTTCAGGGAATGCTCAGTAAATTAAGCCAAAAAGAACGAGATATTCTTATTTTAAGATTTGGGCTTGATGATGACGGACAGAAAAAAACTCTTGAAGAAATAGGCGCAAAATACAGTGTTTCAAGAGAAAGGGTCCGACAAATAGAAAACAGGGCAATTTGCAAACTTAAAAAGTTATGTAAAAATAACATAGAAGCCAAAGGCTTAAAAAATTACTTAGATCAAAATTAG